The sequence TCAAGGCACAAAATGTATTTTATACGATAGATTGCTGAATTTGAccacaaaacacacacacacactcttcAATGATTGTTAGCTTTTCAATAGTATTCATCTTGGTTTGCTCTCCTATCCAATGCAGCAATAAAACTATTTCCTTCCAGTCCTCCACCTTCCAATTTTATTTTCCTGTACATATAAATCTAACTCAACTTTCACTTCCCTTCTCATGCATCTTAACTCAAAGTTCTCATGTGGTAAAACTTTATCCAATCACATCAATTACATGTCATTCGCTCAAAAATCACCTTAAAAGATCATAGTTGGTTGCCTATAACATAATTGAAAGATCAGAAGAACGAGCATTAAGCCTGACCAAGAATGATCATGCAGTCAGTCAAGGTGGCGCAATACTATTATCCAAATCATAACAAAAGGATTGATATAAATCTAAAAGAACCAGACAATTATGGCATCCACATTAGCCAAAATTTGACCCAACTATCATCAAGTAGTTATGACAACACTATTAAATAGATAAGACAACTATGTCTAGTGCCAGTTCAATAACAGTAGAATGACCAGCGTTCTAACCCGAAATGGGCATGGAATAAGGGTCCCAAAAAGATCATCTCGGACATCGCTGAAATCCATAGAATACATTGCATTCTTAAGTCCATGAGAGGCCAGATACTCTTCGGATTCCTTAGCCAAGCGATACCCTTTAAAAACACTTATTGCTGGTTCTCCAACCTaaaagattaaaacaaaaaacGAAACACCAGATAATATAAGTAATCAATCAACCAAGCCTCAACCCGACACTAGGGGTGTTCAtaggtttggttaaaaaccaaaccgaaccagaaagattaaaaaaaacgacgtttggtttggttttaaatttttaaaaaccgatgctatttggtttggttatggttttactttaaaaaaatcatgaaaataaccaaaccgaaccgataaattatatatatatatatatatatatatattataattatttatatatgatttataaataaaatataaatattttattaaatttaatctaaaactaaattttaCTCTATGTCTAGCCCAACCAATACTTTAGCCCaattaccaacatgggttgtggtgaaGTGGATGgagctgctccacccttaaccagaggttgaGGGTTCGACCTTGGGTATGGAAAAAACTCTGttgcagattgctgacctttttacgaaggctcagtcggcatctcgatttcgttttttgtgtgacaaactctcaatgcttattgctgttgcattgtgagtttgaggggggatgttagcccatatgttattgggcctttagtttatggacctttaggttattggctatgtatatatagcctactcttgttttagttagttttatgcttttcagattatattgtaaaccttagcctttcttcccttcaataaagttctattaacattaACCACTAACCGATCCAAACCAaccccatgaacacccctacccGGAACTAGTGGGGTTTGCTATGATGTATCTATTTTGCTATATTTCTTCATCATTGTTCAAAAGCTGGAATAACCAGACTAAACTCTTCTTAGACTAGAGCTACAACATACCAAACGATTAGAAAGAAGTTCAAATCCTGAGACAAAAAAACACTAGATGATTTTCCCATATGTCTTAGCCTTGGTAGATAGAGTCATCTGTTGCTGGCGGGAGGTGACACATATCACGCGGATTTAGTCGAGCACGTGTGTAttaaaaaaaatccccaaaaagAGCTGTCCTTGGGCCAAAAGCAGCAAGTATTAAGCTTAGAAGgtaaaaaagaaaacatacagATGTTCGTAAGAGAGCCTGCAAATCGCTCAAGTTCTTATATACACCGATCACATCCCCTTTGCGTACCACATAAAATGCATCCTTTTCGTCTCCCATTTTTACGTTTGCAAGTTACACCAGCACtgcatcaataccaaaatcagaAATCGAACAACAACTAACCCAAAAATGTACAGTCTACATACTCAATATTATTTTAGGGCATTTTCCCCAATTTCGGGCACAGAGAAATCTAACTAGGATTttgtgttaaaaaaaaaatagggaagAGTGAAAGGAAGGAAAATTAATTACCTAGAGGAAGATGAGTAGTTGGTGGGAAGGTGAAGAAGGAGCTTTAATGGAGTTTTGTCATGTCAGCAGCACATTCAGTTTTGGAAGTCGTGTACGTGTCAGTTGATTTTGATCCGAAACTTCATATTTGGGCTAATTGGTGGGATACGTACAAGGGCCTGAATTGGGCTCAATATTTCAAGAGGCCCGGCTTCTACAACACACTAGTATTTAATGGCCCAAATAACACagctattttgttgttgttttttgaattattaaattGTTCTTGTTATATTCATTTATCCAAGCACAACATtatgataaaattgaataatgtAACCTTTTTAGTGTTAAATTAGAATTTACTTTCATATAAGATAAAATGAGATAAGTCAAATCATAACTCAAATTGCTTGGAATTTATGCATTTGAACAAATTCTTTAATTATTgaattctattttactttttcaaaGGAAATTGGGGATAGGGGACTGGGAAATGGGAGAAGAGATTATAACGTGCGAATCGAATCTCACCAACAAAATGAAAGTTCAGGTATTTAACCAACTGAGCTATTCAACTTTCTTaaactatttatatataatacAACTTACAGTCAAATTTTAAGCATAGACAGACGAGAACTCAAAGTCTAAAGTGTATAAAGTGTTCCTAACTCATGTTCTATGGAAAAAGTTGCTAATTTTGCCCTTCAAATaggtttaaatttttaaaactttgttTTAAATGGActgattttaaaatttgaacttatGGGTAGAAATTCTCTAAGGTCGTCAAACTTTATAAGTTGTGAAATATTATAACGCGAAAATATAGATTTGtgccaaaaaaataaagatcaacaTAAAAGTGTGGATGACCCAACTATTGAATAATATGAGGTGAATGTTAATATTTCAACTCCATGTGCTGAACATTGAGATTTGAGAAGTTGCTAAATTTGTTTATAACGTAAGATTATGTATACAGATAGACATGTTGGGTCAACTGTTCCCAAGATTCTCCCcgttcctatttttcttcacttaAATCTACTACTTCTCTCATTATATCAATCAAAGAAACTTCATAGATGGAATTGTGTAATTCTTCTGTACTGACCCGAAATAATGTTTAAGTTTCTAAGTTTGGGAGGCCCTGCTTTTTTATTGCTCTCTTCACTCTCTTTAACTTTGATTTTCTGCTCCTACATGTTCCATTTTTCCATCAGTCCTAGCATCAAGTTCATAAGCAAACAAGATTCAGCTCCTCCTACCAATTCCTTACACATTACTACTAGTAATCAGTCTCAACCTGCAGGCAAGTTCAGAATACCTATTTCATTTTTGTTTCCatcatgaattttaattttgtgGGTTCAATTTTTAAGCATTGAACATAATAGtatagtatttttaaaatcatagaGTTCATATCTAATGTTTGTTGCAATTTTAGTAAACTGTTTACACGTACACTTATACCCCGGATAAACGAGTTCCTGAATCTGCCCTGGAAGAGGTTCTTACCCAGTGGTGTAAATACATTTTCATCGAAAAGCTGTGTTCTGCAGATAGAAAATAAAACTGTGTATATATAGGTCAAAAACAAACGTATTTTGAGATATATACTAAAGTTTTGAACACCCTCACCAAAATTCTTAACTTCGCCATTGCTTGCTTACTACAAAGAAAATTTGAGCAAACTCACCTATGCAGAGTAATATGCTTTGTTGGATTTCTTTTGTCATGTCAGAAATTATTTGTGTACACATCCATACTTTTCTAGTACTTTTTTTCCTTAGTTTGTAAATGCATTTGGGCATATGAATTCAAATTGAGCAATGACTAATAAGAATTTCATATATAGTCAAATGTCAAAATCCTTTATTTATCCCTTTTGCATTAATATTTACATGCCATGAATGCTAATTGATCGTTGTTTCTACTGCATATATGTTTTGGCAGCTTATGACAGGTCCGATTGTGACTTGTTCAATGGTACTTGGGTACAAGAGCAGATGGGTAGTAATTCCCTGTATTATACAAACTTCAGCTGTCCAACAATCCCTTATTCGAAAAACTGTCTGTTGAATGGAAGGCCAGATGAAGAATTCATGCACTGGAGATGGAAACCTGAACAATGTACACTCCCTCGCTTCAACGCAAAAACAATTTTGACCTTTGTTAAAGGGAAGACGATGGCCTTCATAGGCGACTCCCTGGCACGGAACCAGATGGAGTCCCTCCTGTGTCTTTTATCTTCGGTTAGTTATTCTATTTTTCTAGTAACTTTTTTGTGCTTGCACAAACATCATGTGCATTGCTGCAAGAACCACTAAGCTATCATAGTTTCTTATGCAACAAGTGAGATTTTGGCACCAAAAATTGCAGGAAGAAACTCCAGCGGACATATACAAGGATGTTGAAGACAAATTTAGAACATGGCTGTTTCCTCGTTACAACTTCACTCTCATGGTCCTTCGCACAGAATTTCTTGTCTTTGCTACTGAGAGAGTTATCAATGGAACATCTACGGGCAAATTTGACTTGCATTTGGACAGATTAAATGGCAGTTGGACCAAGCATTTACCCAACATAGATTATGCTATTTTCTCAGATGTACATTGGTTCCTTCGGTCTAATTACCTTTATGAAAATGGCAATCTCATTGGATGTATTTATTGTGGAGACGTAGGGGTTCAAGATCTTGGCCCTGGCTATGCCATCCGAAGAGCATTTCAAGCTGCTTTCAACCACATTAACGAATGTGTGGAATGCTCAGGTATAGAGGCGGATTCAGGTTTTAAGTGTGACTCCTTCAACCTTTTATTGTTCTTAACACAGGGTctagtatatgtatgaaattatgatttttgatacATGTCTATGCTTCATTCAATTCATTACTAAAAGTCTGCATCGTTTTTGACTAggtatttttgtacttttgagGACATTATCGGCAAGGCAATTCGAGCAAGGAGCATGGAATACAGGAGGAATATGCAACAGAACAAGACCATTTGCCAGAGATGAACTTAAAATTGGTAATCAAGATTGGGAAATTAGGAGCATTCAAATTGAAGAATTTGAAAGAGCAAGAAAAGATGGACATAAAAATGGGAACATGTTTGAACTAATGGATGTGACAAGAGCCATGTCAATGAGACCTGACGGACATCCAGGAGCCTATTGGGGTAATAAATGGATGAAGGGCTATAATGATTGTACCCATTGGTGCTTGCCAGGGCCTATTGATACATGGAATGAATTTTTATTGGAAATTCTTAGAAGAAAACTCTCGGATTTCAATTGAGGTCGTCAAGAGAAACAATCTTATTTTTTAGATTCAAAATTTTGTTTCTTTCGGTTGAGTTCAGGAGGACATGTATTATGAATAATGAAAGCGGCATTCAGCCTAATAGTATAAGAACAGTTTGTGTAATTTTTCGTTTATCATATTTGGTAACCATATCACTGTAATTTACAACTAATTGGTATATGTATTATGTAACCTGGGAAATATAATATTCActtaaaaaattgttgaaaatgaACTGTTATACGTTAGTATTTACTGAGTAAGAAATGTATGATTTAGCGTTATACGTTGTGTTGGTGTATTATCTTTCACAGGAAACAATATCATTTTAATGACTCTTAATGGTTACACATTATACGTTtatataaagtattttttttgttcagTTACGAATGTATAAATTAGATTATACATTTGTATCATTGTATGAAATTGTGTAATACTTTATAAAAGTGATTCTggtaaattatgtttgaaatttttatttaagaaaatatgaaGTGTGACAACATGTTTTATGTTATGCGTAACATATATTTAACGTATTAATTATTAGTGTAATgttgttttaacttataagaaaatTTATGTTACAATAAAAATATCATGTGTTCAAATATAATAtcagtatatttttatttttgtttgtacacgtggtaaaaaaaaaaaaatataagacgCTCTTTTTAAAAGGTTCAAGCCCATTGCGGCAAAGATCACGGAGTGTTCCTAAACCATTTTTATTTGAACCTCATAATTAAATGCATGTGCTGAACAATGAGAAATTGCTAAGTATGTTTGTCACCTAGGATTATgtaattactaaaaatattataGGAGTTGGATTGTGACCTGTCATGCATATGGGTTCAGTGAGGAGTGTACCTAACCACTACCTAACTCAAGAAAAATGAACCATTACTACCCCATTCGTCTAATATTTAAACACACCTCCAAATGCCTAGACATTTCTCCCTGTTTTCATCTGTTCCCACTTTCCTCCTTGCTGCTATTTTTCTACTTACAACTCCGATCCAAATCAAAGCAATTAACTAAGTATTTGATTTTCACTTACATCTTCTACTTCTCTCCTTGTGTTTAACCAAAGAAATTTAACGATGGATTTGTGTAATTCTGTACAAACTCGAAAGAATGTTGGGAATAATTTTTTCAAGGGGgagaaatttctaagtttgggaagCCCTGTATTTTTATTGCTCTATTCACTCTTTCTAAGTATGATTTTTAGCTGCTACATGCTTCGTTTTCCCTTCAGTCCAAGCATCAAGTTCCCAAGCAAAGATTCAGCTCCTCATACTACCTCCTTACACATTAGCACTATTAATCAGTCTAAACCTTCAGGCAAGTTCACAATAACCCATTTCATTTTCGTTTCTCCATTTTTGTACAATTAATGACATAAGCCGATCCAGAATTTTAGTTTTATGCATTCATATCTACTATTTGTTGCAATTTTAGTGAATGTTTACATATAAGAAGTACTAAGTTCAGTCTATACTAGGACAATTTGGGCGATTTCACACATGCAGAGTTATATGTTTTCTTGGAGTTTCGTGTCATTTATATCGAGAATTTCTAGTActaatttttattctaatttgtAAATGCATTGGACTGatatatatgaattaaaattGAGAGATGATCCATGAGAATTGAGGGAGcatcaaaaacacattcaaagtattttgatttttcaagttTCATCATACCTGAACTTTCGTAGGAAAAGTAAATAGTTGATGGTTGAGAACTCGAAGAAAGGAATATTTTAGGTGGTATTTTTGACCATTAAATCATGAGAATTTCATTTATAGTCAGATGTCATTTTGGCAGATGATAACGGGTCCGATTGTGACTTGTTCAATGGTAGCTGGGTTCTAGAGCAGATGGGTAGTAATTCCCTGTATTATACAAACTTGAGCTGTCCAACAATCCCTTATTCGAAAAACTGTTTGTTGAATGGAAGGCCAGATGAAGAATTCATGCACTGGAAATGGAAACCTGAACAATGTACACTCCCTCGTTTCAATGCAAATACATTTTTAACATTTGTTAAAGGGAAGACGATGGCCTTCATAGGTGACTCCCTCGCAAGGAACCATATGGAGTCCCTCCTCTGTCTTTTATCTTCGGTTAGTCGTCCTATTTCTCTGTCATTccatttctttaaaatatttattttaatttagttataccatgaaaacaaaaaaaaaaaaatttattaatttttttcaatattattcttaacattaaatg comes from Capsicum annuum cultivar UCD-10X-F1 chromosome 2, UCD10Xv1.1, whole genome shotgun sequence and encodes:
- the LOC107860615 gene encoding xyloglucan O-acetyltransferase 3, which translates into the protein MFKFLSLGGPAFLLLSSLSLTLIFCSYMFHFSISPSIKFISKQDSAPPTNSLHITTSNQSQPAAYDRSDCDLFNGTWVQEQMGSNSLYYTNFSCPTIPYSKNCLLNGRPDEEFMHWRWKPEQCTLPRFNAKTILTFVKGKTMAFIGDSLARNQMESLLCLLSSEETPADIYKDVEDKFRTWLFPRYNFTLMVLRTEFLVFATERVINGTSTGKFDLHLDRLNGSWTKHLPNIDYAIFSDVHWFLRSNYLYENGNLIGCIYCGDVGVQDLGPGYAIRRAFQAAFNHINECVECSGIFVLLRTLSARQFEQGAWNTGGICNRTRPFARDELKIGNQDWEIRSIQIEEFERARKDGHKNGNMFELMDVTRAMSMRPDGHPGAYWGNKWMKGYNDCTHWCLPGPIDTWNEFLLEILRRKLSDFN